From the Drosophila sechellia strain sech25 chromosome X, ASM438219v1, whole genome shotgun sequence genome, the window TAGTGTACCGGAccaaatgcagcagcagcagcaacaacaaaaaaaaaaaaaccaaaaacaaacaaaaacacaaatcgGGGGGAATCGGGAATATATATGCGGACTGGCTATCTGAAGGACCGATTATATATCCACGGTGGCTGCGGAGCGCTAACTATCGACATTGACTGCAACGAGAGAGGGTTTACCATATAGCTAGCATAAAACATCAGCTATCGATCGGCTCGAATTGTCTTTAGCTttaaatttgtgttttttgttgttctttttattttatggaATTCGTGGCACTGACGTGTGCACCTCTCTATagatgtgtgcgtgtgtgtgtgactgtgtgtgcgagtgggACTGCGTAtgtgttttgtttgctgtttttcCAGCGCTTGTGTCGTTTTTCGCCTGGTTTCTGAGTTACAAGTCACTAAGCACTAGATTGCAACGTAAGACCTTTCTTATTTGCACGCTGACTGAGGTATATTTACCAATTCTAATTAATGCCAGCGTAAAAACAATTTGATGCCAGGGCTGCGCAACAACTGAATTGGGTCACATAGCCCTGGTAAGTTATCGAATAACAGATGGCTCGATAGCACTTGCGCCTTTAATCAATCAATCGATTACAatctaatttaaaaatttgtccTTACTTTCAAATtgactttattttatttcatacaACAAATTATACTAGTATATACCTTGTTATACAACCGATTACAATGTTCGATGTTTGATTTTAGACActtaattattgtcaaatGAATGGTTAACTTTTGGTTTTGGCTAATATTATTGCGGTCAGGGATTAGTTAAACATTTCGAcacttaataaaaaaaaactagcaCGACAACATCGTTAATATGCGAGTTATGCACAACTGATAATAAGGAACCATCAGACTAGATGCAACACTTAAGTACAAAAGAGCTCGAAACTCGGGGTGTCGCAGAATAATCTGTTAAAGAAATAACCCTAGCCTccagtgttttttttttcttcatgCTGCAGGAACGAGGTATGTATGGTTCGGTAGAGATTCCTATGATTTTAGGGCCTCCATAACCGCTGCGTGTCCGCCGCGCTCCGCATAATCCATGGCGGTCAGGCCGAGCATGTCCTTCTCGTGCGGATTCTCGAAATAGGGCAGGACGTACTGCACCACCTCCGGAAATCCGTGCAGTGCTGCCACGTGCAAGGCCGTCCTGCCCGAAGGATCCGACTGGGCGAGATCGGCACCAGCGTATTGATAAGACTTCAATCTTATCATCGATCCCCTGGCAGCTGCCGCACACAATTGCTCGCCCACCGCTCGCGAAGAGCCCGTCAAATGGGCACCACAGTTGATCAGTAGCTGGATGATCTCGTGGCTATCGGTGGCGACAGCCTCCAGAAGTGGAGTGCGATCATACCGATCACGCACGTGCACGGACACCCCGTTCTGCAGTAGGTACTTGACGATCTCCACGTTTCCCAGCTGACAAGCCAAGTGCAGGGCCGTTCGCTGGTCATGATTCGTGCCCGACAAGTCGGCGCCATAGGCTTTCAAGTTGTTGATCTTCTTGGGATCACCTTCGGCCACAGCGGCGTTAATCATGGCCGGAAAGAGCGTTTCGCCCAGCTGATCCAGTTCTTGGGGCGAGGACAAGTGCAGAGACCGAGCCACTGCATCCACCAAGTCGTAGTCCTCTATTTTGGCAGCCTTTAAGGAGGTCAGTTCGCCCCTCAGATTTGACTGCATCATCTAAGAAATGCACACATTGTGGATTATCCATATTTATTGAACTATGTTGAACTATAGACGAAACTTACCTGCTTCTTTATATCGAGTGACCACTCCTCCTTGCCGATGACATAGGCCAGCTTGGCCAACGCCGCCTCGGGCGTCATATCGAAGCCGGGAATTACACCGACATCGCAGAGCACCTTGCCCGTATCGTAGATCTCCGCCACTGTGCCATTGGGGCACTGCGTACAATTGATGATGATAACGCCTCGTTCGCCAGCCGCACGCAGTTCATCGATGAGGTCTGTTCGGTTCGATGGTATGTTTCCAGACCCGAAAGATTGCAGGACAACGCCGCGAATCGGTGGCGCCAGGAATGCCCGGAATGTGGAATGCGAAATGCTCGGAAAGATTCGCACCAAGCCGACGTTCTCGTCGAGATTCAAGTGTACGCAAAACCTTTCAATTGTGCATGGCCGGAATATTAGGCGGTAGTCGACGTTCACATCAATGCCGATCCTTGCCAGCGGCGGAACATTCGGCGAATCGAACGCGTCCAAGGCATTCGAACTGACCTTCACCGTCCGATTTCCGCGCATCAGCTTGTGGCCAAAGAAGATGCAAACCTCCGGAATGATGTAGTTACCGGCAATGATCAAGGCCGACGTAAAATTGTCCTTGCCATCGGTTCGCGTCTCAAAGATCGGTATTTGGGAGCCCGTGATGATCACGGTCTTGCCCAGGTTCTCCAACATGAACGACAACGCAGATGCGGTGTAGGAAAGCGTGTCAGTGCCATGGAGCACCACAAAGCCATCGAAGAACTCGTACGATtgctaaataataaattagaaAGGATTAATATTACCCtccacatatacatatatgtatgtatacatgTACCTGAATATCACTGGCGATTCGCGCCCAATCGTTCATCGTCATATTGCTGCTGTCCAGCAGCGGTGTATATTCCGCGATCTGGTAGATAACCCGGCGATCCACGCCCTGCACAATGGGCAGCACCAGTGGAGCCATCGATGCAGATGCTCCAAAGCGTCGCAGCGCGTACTCCTCATCGTGGATGTTCGGATATTTGCGGATGCTGCGCACCAGGGCATTGGGAATGGGAGCCAGCACTggaatattatattatattattttagtcacaaaaatttgtttactaAACAGGATGATGATTTATGGTCACGCTTTTTCGTGTGGCAAATGTTTACTAAAATAC encodes:
- the LOC6612548 gene encoding L-asparaginase — translated: MDIPVLKTNGHERLASLDKSMPPASPTLPSPTIRRNKSEGKLVAHDVKEARVKVIYTGGTIGMVRNERNVLAPIPNALVRSIRKYPNIHDEEYALRRFGASASMAPLVLPIVQGVDRRVIYQIAEYTPLLDSSNMTMNDWARIASDIQQSYEFFDGFVVLHGTDTLSYTASALSFMLENLGKTVIITGSQIPIFETRTDGKDNFTSALIIAGNYIIPEVCIFFGHKLMRGNRTVKVSSNALDAFDSPNVPPLARIGIDVNVDYRLIFRPCTIERFCVHLNLDENVGLVRIFPSISHSTFRAFLAPPIRGVVLQSFGSGNIPSNRTDLIDELRAAGERGVIIINCTQCPNGTVAEIYDTGKVLCDVGVIPGFDMTPEAALAKLAYVIGKEEWSLDIKKQMMQSNLRGELTSLKAAKIEDYDLVDAVARSLHLSSPQELDQLGETLFPAMINAAVAEGDPKKINNLKAYGADLSGTNHDQRTALHLACQLGNVEIVKYLLQNGVSVHVRDRYDRTPLLEAVATDSHEIIQLLINCGAHLTGSSRAVGEQLCAAAARGSMIRLKSYQYAGADLAQSDPSGRTALHVAALHGFPEVVQYVLPYFENPHEKDMLGLTAMDYAERGGHAAVMEALKS